Proteins co-encoded in one Scatophagus argus isolate fScaArg1 chromosome 11, fScaArg1.pri, whole genome shotgun sequence genomic window:
- the klhl6 gene encoding kelch-like protein 6: protein MSASLERTTDCPLPIVGEDSSIDEDKENPTGLTEFHWEDGGLPVELQRGMETLRVNRELTDMVLCVQGHDFPCHRAVLAAASQYFRAMFCSGLKESHEERVEIKGLDSETMRFLLEYTYTSRALLTHSNVQRILEAASQFQFLRVVDACAGFLGKSLQLDSCIGILNLAESHVLMALKSRAQDYITSQFSQVVQQQDFLELPAESLETILQRDDLDVKCEECVFDALMRWVRARQDERCPSLAGLLSHVRLPLLEPAYFVEKVESDELIRRCSEAFPLLQEARIYHLSGSEVVSERTKPRVRHFLSEVFLIIGGCTKDERFVSTVTCLDPLRRSRLEVARLPFTEMEDESQNRKWVEFACITFRNEVYISGGKETQHDVWKYNGALDKWIQIESLTTGRWRHKMAVHGGKVYALGGFDGNQRLASVEAYDPFHNRWTQVTPLAVGVSSFAAASFDRWIYVIGGGPNGKLATDQVQCWEPGTDSWELRSPIPIETKCTNAVTFKNCIYIVGGAMHAMYCYSPLSDSWSLVSRLGERASCAIAACNNKLFITGGRDNKNQVISTVMCWDVDRGVLTEECVLPMGVSHHGSVTLMKSYTHIHRITPASECQ, encoded by the exons ATGAGCGCCTCACTGGAGAGGACTACAGACTGTCCCTTGCCAATTGTTGGAGAGGACTCCAGCATAGATGAGGACAAAGAAAACCCGACAGGCTTGACTGAGTTTCACTGGGAAGATGGAGGACTGCCAGTGGAGCTTCAGAGAGGCATGGAGACCCTCCGAGTGAACAGGGAACTAACCGACATGGTGCTTTGTGTTCAGGGACACGACTTCCCCTGCCACAGGGCCGTACTCGCAGCTGCCAGCCAGTACTTCAG GGCGATGTTTTGCAGCGGTCTGAAGGAGAGTCATGAAGAACGCGTAGAAATAAAGGGGTTGGACAGTGAGACAATGCGCTTCCTTCTGGAGTATACCTACACCAGCCGAGCCCTCCTCACACACTCAAATGTTCAGAGAATACTCGAGGCTGCCAGTCAGTTTCAG TTCCTGCGTGTGGTGGATGCATGTGCCGGCTTTCTGGGCAAGTCTCTGCAGTTAGACAGTTGCATTGGGATCCTGAATCTTGCTGAAAGCCACGTACTGATGGCCCTGAAGTCCAGGGCTCAGGACTACATCACCTCTCAGTTCTCCCAAGTGGTCCAGCAGCAGGACTTCCTGGAACTGCCTGCGGAGTCACTGGAGACCATCCTGCAGAGGGACGACCTCGATGTGaagtgtgaggagtgtgtttTTGATGCGCTCATGCGATGGGTGAGAGCTCGGCAGGATGAACGCTGCCCTTCACTGGCGGGGCTGCTGTCACATGTGCGACTGCCCCTGTTAGAGCCTGCATACTTTGTGGAAAAAGTGGAGTCAGATGAACTGATTCGCCGCTGCAGTGAAGCTTTTCCTCTGTTGCAAGAGGCCCGCATCTATCACCTCTCCGGTAGTGAG GTGGTCTCTGAACGAACCAAACCGCGTGTACGGCACTTTCTATCGGAGGTGTTCCTGATAATCGGAGGCTGCACTAAAGATGAACGCTTCGTCTCCACTGTCACATGCTTGGACCCTCTTAGACGCAGCAGGCTGGAGGTGGCCAGGCTGCCATTCACAGAGATGGAGGATGAATCCCAAAACAGAAAATGGGTGGAGTTTGCTTGCATTACCTTCCGCAATGAAGTGTACATATCTG GAGGCAAAGAGACACAGCATGATGTTTGGAAATATAACGGCGCCCTGGACAAGTGGATCCAGATTGAATCCCTGACAACAGGGCGCTGGAGACACAAGATGGCAGTTCATGGGGGGAAGGTGTACGCACTGGGTGGATTTGATGGAAATCAGAGGCTCGCCAGCGTAGAGGCCTACGATCCCTTTCACAATCGCTGGACACAG GTGACACCTCTTGCTGTAGGCGTGAGCTCCTTTGCTGCTGCAAGCTTTGACAGGTGGATCTATGTGATTGGAGGTGGGCCAAACGGAAAGCTGGCAACTGATCAAGTCCAGTGCTGGGAGCCTGGGACAGACTCCTGGGAACTGCGGTCGCCCATTCCCATCGAAACCAAATGCACTAACGCAGTCACATTCAAGAACTGCATCTACATTGTTG GTGGTGCCATGCATGCCATGTACTGCTACTCGCCACTGTCGGACTCCTGGTCCCTTGTGAGCCGTCTGGGGGAGAGGGCAAGCTGCGCCATCGCTGCCTGCAACAACAAACTCTTCATCACCGGGGGACGGGATAACAAGAACCAAGTCATCTCCACAGTGATGTGCTGGGATGTTGATCGAGGGGTGTTGACGGAGGAGTGTGTTTTACCCATGGGAGTGTCGCACCACGGAAGTGTGACGCTGATGAagtcctacacacacatacacagaataACACCTGCTTCAGAGTGCCAGTGA
- the LOC124067388 gene encoding immunoglobulin superfamily member 3-like, translating into MSCSRRSSWRASLFFCLGLFLHSGEAKVHTEASTGPLYRVVGSLLSITCNVSGFASESTRKEFEFRVMKPALPTTPINVISTKDDMFSYAMYSGRVRSREVTVTHTSPNSVVFEIQHLRKSDEGEFHCTVINPVATYHGTYDAETTVKVIDNSLSVSSPTSTSLSYNEGDALTLTCQASSNTVQHTHLSLAWYLHKNGEDNAQPIISLNSDFTLSPGRGFEGRYQAGLIRLDKIGETTYKLKIAQLELSDRGRIYCQAQEWIQDPDRSWYSIAQKDTEEITLDVKAREVVSDTSSLAVKISAQPTTLQEGQELSLSCSIATQNLKERFFSVAWLRGSAELARIGPTGILSVGPEYSVRAKEGELRAARIGDRDYRLILQPVRTEDQGEYICRAWLQDRGQDGAFTEGAAQDSSSQQVSISATESGLSLEMPGAVSVNEGDSLKLTCKVHGVKGQLSVAWQRKARPTLTDMFTDVISLSQEGVMETAGEFVSRKVKAMRPEADTFTLELDEVTPSDSGVYQCAVSEWKISSKTNSQSRTATVTVAPADSFVRVNLISRNNMVTVGENVELMCRVRGAHVPITVTWSLQRDASTLDNILTLYSDGSISWSGDQHRYQLKVENKGKEVIHYLLINGASHRERGTYQCSVSVFLENVHKKLPPSNLLAVNVQNPVSKLILTSTPVLTSNANADIEIKCSVISEPSASSRYAVTWLLQQEAVKKTIVSSDHDALVTFGDQVELSHRQRISMKRVKGPSFELTIRQVRLSDKGLYICEVVEWLQDPRGDWYHLSPVSKTTNITVTEPETQLSIAQQEVELNVSTSEDFTIPCQITKQSSNESEFQVMWFWHKDTADSKHPIFTVYRNSTLQAFETEDKLRFSHPLPNQFSLTLLRTSPGDSGLYFCEVEEWLPALPYGWRKTAAVKSGYLTVNVYAEGEVKAVSDPECMSGIWIGILVAIVICALLAILILVVLKKCWNKREKKLPKSLWTEELPLNAKPSAEN; encoded by the exons ATGAGCTGTTCCCGGCGATCCTCCTGGAGGGCCAGCTTGTTCTTCTGTCTGGGGCTGTTTCTGCACTCTG GAGAAGCGAAGGTGCACACGGAAGCATCGACTGGGCCTCTGTATCGTGTGGTGGGCTCTTTGCTCTCTATCACCTGCAATGTGAGTGGCTTCGCCAGTGAAAGCACCAGAAAAGAATTTGAATTTCGTGTTATGAAGCCTGCACTGCCAACAACTCCAATCAACGTCATTAGCACCAAAGACGATATGTTCAGCTACGCCATGTATTCAGGTCGTGTGAGGAGCAGGGAAGTTACTGTGACACACACGTCTCCAAACTCAGTGGTCTTTGAGATACAACACCTAAGAAAAAGTGATGAAGGGGAATTTCACTGTACTGTGATCAACCCAGTAGCTACTTATCACGGAACCTACGATGCTGAGACAACAGTGAAAG TGATTGACAACTCCCTCAGTGTTTCATCACCTACCTCCACCTCACTGAGCTATAACGAGGGCGATGCTCTCACTTTAACCTGCCAAGCCTCCAGCAACACCGTCCAGCACACCCATCTGTCTCTTGCGTGGTATCTTCACAAAAACGGCGAAGACAATGCTCAGCCTATCATTTCTCTGAACAGCGATTTCACACTGAGCCCAGGCAGGGGATTTGAAGGCCGTTACCAAGCTGGACTCATAAGGTTAGATAAAATAGGAGAGACCACATACAAGCTAAAGATAGCTCAGCTGGAGCTGTCAGACCGAGGCCGGATATACTGTCAGGCCCAGGAGTGGATCCAAGACCCTGACCGTTCCTGGTACTCTATCGCACAGAAGGATACAGAGGAAATTACCCTGGATGTCAAAGCCAGAG AGGTGGTGTCAGACACGTCGTCGTTGGCAGTGAAAATCTCGGCACAGCCGACAACCCTACAGGAGGGCCAGGAGCTTTCTCTGTCCTGCAGCATAGCCACACAGAACCTGAAGGAAAGGTTCTTCTCTGTAGCCTGGCTCAGGGGAAGTGCTGAGCTGGCCCGCATTGGCCCTACAGGCATTCTGTCTGTGGGGCCTGAGTACAGCGTGCGAGCAAAAGAAGGAGAGCTCAGGGCAGCCCGGATAGGGGACAGGGATTATCGTCTTATATTACAGCCTGTCAGAACTGAGGACCAAGGAGAGTATATCTGCAGAGCATGGCTTCAGGACAGAGGCCAGGATGGTGCTTTTACAGAAGGAGCAGCCCAGGACTCCAGCTCCCAGCAAGTCAGCATCTCAGCCACAG AAAGTGGGCTCTCACTCGAAATGCCAGGCGCTGTGAGTGTTAATGAAGGTGACAGTCTGAAACTCACCTGTAAAGTGCacggggtcaaaggtcagctctCCGTCGCCTGGCAACGCAAAGCAAGACCCACACTGACAGACATGTTCACTGATGTGATCAGTCTAAGTCAGGAGGGTGTTATGGAAACGGCTGGGGAGTTCGTTAGTCGCAAAGTAAAGGCAATGCGTCCAGAAGCCGACACCTTCACGCTGGAGCTTGATGAGGTCACACCTTCTGACTCAGGTGTCTATCAGTGTGCTGTGTCTGAGTGGAAAATCAGTAGCAAGACCAACAGCCAGTCACGGACTGCCACTGTGACTGTGGCTCCTGCAG ATTCGTTTGTGAGAGTGAATCTTATAAGTCGAAACAACATGGTGACTGTAGGAGAAAATGTGGAGCTGATGTGCCGGGTCAGAGGGGCACATGTACCAATAACAGTGACTTGGAGCCTGCAGCGTGACGCCTCAACCCTGGATAACATCCTGACACTGTACTCTGATGGTTCCATCAGCTGGTCTGGAGACCAACACCGCTACCAGCTGAAAGTAGAGAACAAGGGGAAAGAAGTCATTCACTATCTTCTTATCAATGGTGCAAGCCACCGGGAGAGAGGAACCTACCAATGTAGTGTGTCCGTCTTCCTTGAGAATGTACACAAGAAGCTGCCTCCATCCAACCTGCTGGCTGTGAATGTGCAGAACCCAG TGAGCAAGCTCATTCTGACCTCCACTCCCGTCTTGACAAGTAATGCCAACGCTGatatagaaataaaatgctCAGTCATCTCAGAACCCTCTGCTTCATCTCGCTATGCTGTCACCTGGCTGCTCCAGCAAGAGGCGGTGAAAAAGACGATCGTGAGCTCAGACCATGATGCCCTCGTAACATTTGGAGACCAGGTAGAGCTGAGTCACAGACAGCGAATCAGCATGAAGCGCGTTAAAGGCCCTAGTTTTGAGTTGACTATTCGGCAAGTTCGGCTCTCAGACAAAGGCTTGTATATATGTGAAGTTGTGGAGTGGCTACAAGATCCTCGTGGGGACTGGTATCACCTCTCACCAGTGTCCAAAACTACAAATATAACAGTTACTGAGCCTG aaacacagctgtcCATTGCACAACAAGAAGTGGAGCTTAATGTGAGCACGTCTGAGGATTTCACTATCCCCTGTCAAATCACCAAACAATCCAGCAATGAATCTGAGTTTCAGGTCATGTGGTTTTGGCATAAAGATACAGCAGACAGTAAACACCCCATCTTCACAGTTTACCGAAACTCCACCCTGCAAGCGTTTGAAACGGAGGACAAGCTGAGATTCAGCCACCCTTTGCCCAACCAGTTCAGCCTTACACTCTTGAGGACAAGTCCTGGAGATAGTGGTTTGTACTTCTGTGAGGTAGAAGAGTGGCTTCCAGCTCTGCCTTATGGGTGGAGAAAGACTGCTGCAGTAAAGTCAGGATATTTGACTGTTAATGTCTATGCGGAAG gAGAAGTTAAAGCTGTCTCTGACCCAGAATGCATGTCGGGTATCTGGATAGGGATTCTTGTAGCTATTGTCATCTGTGCACTATTGGCTATATTAATACTGGTGGTCCTGAAGAAATGttggaacaagagagaaaagaagctcCCCAAATCTCTGTGGACAGAGGAGCTCCCTCTGAACGCCAAACCCAGTGCAGAGAACTGA